In one window of Arachis ipaensis cultivar K30076 chromosome B06, Araip1.1, whole genome shotgun sequence DNA:
- the LOC107646225 gene encoding uncharacterized protein LOC107646225 isoform X3, which translates to MASLSMPSVSEQSRDDNNNKNNSISNKFLLPRNPYPTNKELLRTIAYLRNATLVFYEPDRMLPYNKAYNHDEDDDDEEGVTEDDEEHNFLHNDEKRKQELDKSMQKPNKNSGYNLTRKQCL; encoded by the exons ATGGCTTCTTTGAGTATGCCTTCTGTTTCAGAACAGAGCAGAGATGATAACAACAACAAGAACAATAGCATAAGCAACAAGTTTTTGCTTCCAAGAAACCCT TACCCTACAAATAAGGAGTTATTGAGAACTATTGCATACTTGAGAAATGCTACATTAGTATTTTATGAG CCTGATAGAATGTTGCCTTATAACAAGGCCTATAAtcatgatgaggatgatgatgatgaagagggGGTCACAGAAGATGATGAGGAACACAATTTTCTGCATAATGATGAAAAGAGAAAACAAGAACTTGACAAGTCAATGCAAAAACCTAATAAGAACTCTGGCTACAACTTAACTAGAAAGCAG TGCCTTTAA
- the LOC107646225 gene encoding uncharacterized protein LOC107646225 isoform X2 produces MASLSMPSVSEQSRDDNNNKNNSISNKFLLPRNPYPTNKELLRTIAYLRNATLVFYEPDRMLPYNKAYNHDEDDDDEEGVTEDDEEHNFLHNDEKRKQELDKSMQKPNKNSGYNLTRKQTKKECDVSSSSTSHVVVNLKDTSRISDRGQGLTKKVQQTDSTRKTFMQFCSAEIICPPEHRAALAVKLLGVQETTQRYH; encoded by the exons ATGGCTTCTTTGAGTATGCCTTCTGTTTCAGAACAGAGCAGAGATGATAACAACAACAAGAACAATAGCATAAGCAACAAGTTTTTGCTTCCAAGAAACCCT TACCCTACAAATAAGGAGTTATTGAGAACTATTGCATACTTGAGAAATGCTACATTAGTATTTTATGAG CCTGATAGAATGTTGCCTTATAACAAGGCCTATAAtcatgatgaggatgatgatgatgaagagggGGTCACAGAAGATGATGAGGAACACAATTTTCTGCATAATGATGAAAAGAGAAAACAAGAACTTGACAAGTCAATGCAAAAACCTAATAAGAACTCTGGCTACAACTTAACTAGAAAGCAG ACAAAAAAGGAATGTGATGTATCTTCTTCTTCCACCTCCCATGTGGTGGTAAACCTAAAAGACACAAGCCGGATTTCGGATCGCGGCCAAGGCTTAACCAAAAAGGTTCAACAAACTGATTCTACAAGAAAAACATTCATGCAATTCTGTTCAGCAGAGATAATTTGTCCACCAGAACACCGAGCCGCCTTGGCAGTGAAGTTGCTTGGAGTACAAGAAACAACTCAAAGGTACCACTGA
- the LOC107646225 gene encoding uncharacterized protein LOC107646225 isoform X1, translating into MASLSMPSVSEQSRDDNNNKNNSISNKFLLPRNPYPTNKELLRTIAYLRNATLVFYEPDRMLPYNKAYNHDEDDDDEEGVTEDDEEHNFLHNDEKRKQELDKSMQKPNKNSGYNLTRKQIFQNEQTKKECDVSSSSTSHVVVNLKDTSRISDRGQGLTKKVQQTDSTRKTFMQFCSAEIICPPEHRAALAVKLLGVQETTQRYH; encoded by the exons ATGGCTTCTTTGAGTATGCCTTCTGTTTCAGAACAGAGCAGAGATGATAACAACAACAAGAACAATAGCATAAGCAACAAGTTTTTGCTTCCAAGAAACCCT TACCCTACAAATAAGGAGTTATTGAGAACTATTGCATACTTGAGAAATGCTACATTAGTATTTTATGAG CCTGATAGAATGTTGCCTTATAACAAGGCCTATAAtcatgatgaggatgatgatgatgaagagggGGTCACAGAAGATGATGAGGAACACAATTTTCTGCATAATGATGAAAAGAGAAAACAAGAACTTGACAAGTCAATGCAAAAACCTAATAAGAACTCTGGCTACAACTTAACTAGAAAGCAG ATCTTTCAAAATGAACAGACAAAAAAGGAATGTGATGTATCTTCTTCTTCCACCTCCCATGTGGTGGTAAACCTAAAAGACACAAGCCGGATTTCGGATCGCGGCCAAGGCTTAACCAAAAAGGTTCAACAAACTGATTCTACAAGAAAAACATTCATGCAATTCTGTTCAGCAGAGATAATTTGTCCACCAGAACACCGAGCCGCCTTGGCAGTGAAGTTGCTTGGAGTACAAGAAACAACTCAAAGGTACCACTGA
- the LOC107645301 gene encoding pentatricopeptide repeat-containing protein At1g71460, chloroplastic-like, translating to MAGCLSLQLHRVPPNPTSASPSSNTKTTFQFFNFKTALPEKSHHHYKKLKHFKDKDAFPSSLPIHTKNPRSIYKDIKRFARQDKLKEALTILDYVDQQGIPVNATTFSALIAACIRTKSLQHAREVHVHIRINGFENNQFLRTKLVHMYTSCAAFEEAKQIFNDLPCTSVYPWNALLRGSVISGKKHDLDVLKAYTEMRALGVELNVYTFTTVIKSFAGAPALFQGLKAHGLLIKNGLVDSSIIRTSLIDLYFKCGRINLACRVFDEIPNRDVVVWGAMVAGFVHNRRQREALEYVRWMVEEGVEVNSVVVMSVLPAIGEVYEQRLGKEVHAYVVKTKEYYRRVPIQSALIDMYCKCGDMNSARRVFYSSAERNLVCWTALMSGYAWNGRLEQALRSTIWMQQEGFRPDVVTVATVLPVCAQLRALKQGKQVHAYALKHWFLPNASITNSLMVMYSKCGVIEYSERLFDSMEKRTVISWTAMIDSYVANGYHHEALDVIRSMQSSKHRPDSVAIARMLSVCGELKLVKQGKEIHAQLLKKDFAKVPFVSAELINMYGTFGEVNKAKLVFHAVPVKGSMTWTALIRAYGNNELYEDAIALFDQMTSRGSTPTHFTFDAMLSIFDRAGFVDDAYRIFKLMTRYKIEPSKEHFDIMVRLLTHDDQLEKAQRLIEMSSVV from the coding sequence ATGGCAGGCTGTCTCTCCCTCCAACTTCACAGGGTCCCTCCAAATCCCACCTCGGCTTCGCCATCCTCCAACACCAAAACCACCTTCCAATTCTTCAACTTCAAAACAGCACTCCCAGAGAAATCCCACCACCACTACAAGAAGCTGAAACATTTCAAGGACAAAGATGCGTTCCCATCCTCCTTACCCATCCACACCAAAAATCCACGCTCCATCTACAAGGACATCAAACGATTCGCGCGCCAAGACAAACTCAAAGAAGCACTCACCATTCTCGATTACGTTGACCAACAGGGAATCCCTGTCAACGCCACCACTTTCTCCGCTCTCATCGCCGCCTGCATTCGCACCAAGTCCCTGCAACACGCTAGAGAAGTCCACGTCCATATCCGAATCAACGGCTTCGAAAACAACCAGTTTTTGCGAACCAAGCTTGTTCACATGTACACCTCTTGCGCCGCTTTCGAAGAAGCCAAACAAATCTTTAACGATTTACCGTGTACCAGCGTGTACCCATGGAATGCCTTGTTAAGAGGGTCTGTGATTTCGGGTAAAAAGCACGACCTTGATGTGCTTAAAGCTTATACTGAGATGAGGGCTTTGGGTGTTGAGTTGAATGTGTATACTTTCACCACTGTCATCAAGAGTTTTGCCGGTGCGCCTGCGCTTTTCCAGGGGCTCAAGGCTCATGGATTGTTGATCAAGAATGGTTTGGTTGATAGTTCAATTATTAGGACAAGTTTGATTGATTTGTACTTCAAGTGTGGGAGGATCAATCTTGCATGCCGCGTGTTTGACGAAATTCCCAATAGGGATGTTGTGGTTTGGGGCGCAATGGTGGCGGGTTTTGTGCATAATAGGCGGCAGAGGGAGGCATTGGAGTATGTGAGGTGGATGGTGGAGGAAGGAGTGGAGGTGAATTCGGTTGTGGTGATGTCTGTTCTTCCTGCAATAGGGGAAGTTTATGAGCAGCGATTGGGCAAAGAAGTTCATGCTTATGTGGTGAAGACGAAGGAGTACTATAGGCGAGTGCCTATTCAGTCTGCCTTGATTGATATGTATTGCAAGTGTGGGGATATGAATTCGGCTAGGCGAGTTTTTTATAGCTCGGCGGAGAGGAATTTGGTTTGTTGGACGGCTTTAATGTCAGGTTATGCTTGGAATGGTAGGTTGGAGCAGGCACTAAGGTCGACTATCTGGATGCAGCAAGAAGGGTTCAGGCCTGATGTTGTGACAGTCGCAACTGTTCTTCCAGTATGTGCTCAGTTGAGGGCTTTGAAACAGGGGAAGCAGGTTCATGCTTATGCTTTGAAGCATTGGTTTTTGCCTAACGCATCCATAACTAATTCTTTGATGGTAATGTACTCGAAGTGTGGTGTGATTGAATATTCCGAAAGACTATTTGATAGTATGGAGAAAAGGACAGTTATTTCATGGACAGCCATGATTGATTCATATGTAGCAAATGGGTATCATCATGAAGCACTTGATGTGATAAGGTCAATGCAATCCTCAAAGCATAGGCCAGACTCAGTTGCAATAGCAAGGATGCTCAGTGTTTGTGGTGAGCTAAAACTTGTGAAGCAAGGAAAAGAGATTCATGCACAGCTCCTGAAAAAGGATTTTGCAAAGGTCCCTTTTGTTTCTGCAGAACTTATCAATATGTATGGGACTTTTGGAGAGGTTAACAAGGCAAAGTTGGTTTTTCATGCTGTCCCTGTTAAAGGTTCAATGACATGGACTGCTCTTATTAGGGCCTATGGAAATAATGAACTGTATGAAGATGCAATTGCTCTTTTCGATCAGATGACATCGAGAGGTTCTACTCCGACGCATTTCACTTTCGATGCCATGCTATCTATCTTCGACAGAGCTGGATTTGTTGATGATGCTTATAGGATATTCAAGTTAATGACTAGATATAAAATTGAACCATCTAAAGAACATTTTGATATAATGGTTCGACTTCTTACCCATGATGATCAACTGGAGAAAGCTCAAAGACTTATAGAGATGAGTTCTGTTGTATAG
- the LOC107645302 gene encoding indole-3-acetic acid-induced protein ARG7, translating to MSSKCSKIRHIVRLRQMLRRWRIKARMSSAAINRSSSSPPSDVPAGHVAVCVGINCTRFVVRATHLNHPVFQKLLVQAEEEYGFANHGPLAIPCDEALFEDVIRFISRSESGSGSNRFLNLDDSQRHCHVGMRNNLDFWKQESRPLLHAFTDKNIW from the coding sequence atgtcGTCGAAATGCAGCAAGATTCGCCACATTGTGAGGCTTCGTCAGATGCTGCGTCGCTGGCGCATCAAGGCGCGCATGTCCTCAGCTGCTATTAACCGCTCAAGCTCTTCTCCGCCGTCCGATGTTCCCGCTGGACACGTGGCGGTCTGCGTCGGCATCAACTGCACCAGATTCGTTGTGCGAGCTACTCACCTTAACCACCCTGTGTTCCAGAAGCTTCTAGTTCAGGCGGAAGAAGAGTACGGCTTCGCCAACCACGGTCCTTTGGCTATTCCCTGCGACGAAGCACTCTTTGAAGATGTTATCCGGTTCATTTCCCGCTCTGAGTCTGGATCCGGTTCGAACCGATTCTTGAACCTTGATGACTCTCAGAGACACTGCCACGTCGGAATGAGGAACAACCTTGATTTCTGGAAGCAGGAATCTCGACCGCTGCTCCACGCCTTCACTGACAAGAACATTTGGTAG